A stretch of the Vibrio sp. SS-MA-C1-2 genome encodes the following:
- the glpC gene encoding anaerobic glycerol-3-phosphate dehydrogenase subunit GlpC produces the protein MSQTEVIPTTSIDTSFEQCIKCTVCTVYCPVAKANIDYPGPKQCGPDGERLRLKSPELYDETLKYCTNCKRCETACPSNVKIGDIIAVARRKHEKKEISPKFMRDFVLSHTDLFGSLTTPIAPIVNKVTENKVMKKVMEKTVGVSSHKSLPKYSFGTFRRWYKKNKKRQLDFDRHINYFHGCYVNYNHPQLGKDVVKVLNAMGIGMQLLEKEKCCGVPLIANGFFDKAKKNAEFNVAQMEKATSNSSMPILSTSSTCSFTLQQEYPHVLEVDNSKVVDKIEYMSSFMLREFMSGNQPKLKPVNKKVLYHIPCHLERSGQVIFTTELIKMIPGVELVILDSQCCGSAGTYGFKEENYETSMKIGETIFETIKHSKEADLIITDCETCKWQLEENSHLEAIHPMSLMAMAIDD, from the coding sequence ATGTCACAAACTGAAGTGATTCCAACCACATCGATTGATACCAGTTTTGAACAGTGTATAAAATGTACTGTTTGTACCGTTTATTGTCCGGTTGCTAAAGCAAATATTGATTACCCAGGTCCAAAACAGTGTGGACCTGATGGCGAGCGTCTACGTCTTAAAAGCCCTGAGCTATATGATGAAACGCTAAAATATTGCACTAATTGCAAACGTTGTGAAACAGCTTGTCCTTCTAATGTAAAAATTGGTGATATTATTGCCGTCGCTCGTCGTAAACATGAGAAGAAAGAGATCAGCCCTAAATTTATGCGTGACTTTGTACTTAGTCATACTGATCTTTTTGGCTCATTGACGACCCCTATTGCACCTATCGTTAATAAAGTGACTGAGAATAAAGTCATGAAAAAGGTGATGGAAAAAACCGTGGGGGTTTCTAGCCATAAATCACTACCAAAATACTCATTTGGTACGTTCCGTCGCTGGTATAAAAAGAACAAAAAGCGCCAACTTGACTTTGACCGCCATATTAACTATTTCCACGGCTGTTATGTTAACTATAACCACCCTCAACTGGGTAAAGATGTGGTGAAAGTTCTCAACGCGATGGGAATTGGAATGCAATTGCTAGAAAAAGAGAAATGTTGTGGTGTTCCATTGATTGCGAACGGTTTCTTTGATAAAGCGAAAAAAAATGCTGAGTTTAATGTTGCTCAGATGGAAAAAGCCACCAGCAATAGTTCAATGCCAATTCTATCCACCTCTTCAACTTGTTCATTTACACTACAACAAGAGTATCCGCATGTTTTGGAAGTGGATAATAGTAAAGTCGTTGATAAAATAGAATACATGAGCTCATTTATGCTCCGTGAGTTTATGTCAGGAAATCAACCAAAACTAAAACCGGTCAATAAAAAAGTACTTTATCATATTCCATGTCACTTAGAACGCAGTGGCCAGGTCATTTTCACCACTGAATTAATCAAAATGATTCCAGGTGTCGAATTAGTCATTTTAGACAGCCAATGTTGTGGTTCAGCGGGAACTTATGGTTTTAAAGAAGAAAATTATGAAACCAGCATGAAGATAGGCGAGACGATATTTGAAACCATCAAGCATAGCAAAGAAGCTGATCTTATCATCACAGATTGTGAGACGTGTAAGTGGCAATTGGAAGAAAACAGCCATCTAGAAGCCATTCACCCAATGTCACTAATGGCCATGGCGATTGATGATTAA
- the glpB gene encoding glycerol-3-phosphate dehydrogenase subunit GlpB, giving the protein MIFDTIIIGGGMAGYVAGLRCLEKGQKVAMISNGQSALHFSSGSIDLLSRTPDGRAIKNPFNVFDRFVEEFPNHPYQKIGKANVQDSLQWFRTELTNAGIPFTASQNGDNHLRLTSLGSFKSTWLSQPYVHRFPLDLNTHNIKRIVLVDIEGFRDFQSTMMADTLQTNPAFNGVNISKAQIRLQALTKTKRNPCELRSIDIARILSDNDEFESLAKQLSQQASHSDLVVIPAITGDGDGITLLNRLKERTDLRFHEVPTMPPSLLGIRLEQKMKHLFIKNGGSLMHGDQVLSADFNLQSEDLIIQHIYTRNFKKMPIKAKNFILATGSFFSKGLTSHYNKIKEPIFNLDLSAPVNRTDWYQDEFFTEGSHPFLTAGVTTNQLLQPSIDKKLVTNLYCTGAVLAGYNPVSEGCGSGVAISSAYLATELIEQNNLQALTTTEGQ; this is encoded by the coding sequence ATGATCTTTGATACCATTATTATCGGCGGTGGGATGGCTGGTTATGTTGCGGGTTTACGCTGTTTAGAGAAAGGTCAAAAAGTAGCAATGATCTCAAATGGTCAGAGTGCGCTACATTTTTCCTCTGGCTCAATTGATCTGCTATCACGAACACCTGACGGGCGTGCAATTAAAAACCCATTCAATGTTTTCGACCGCTTTGTTGAGGAGTTTCCAAACCATCCTTATCAGAAAATTGGCAAGGCTAATGTTCAAGATAGCTTACAATGGTTTAGAACGGAACTAACCAATGCAGGAATTCCTTTTACCGCCAGCCAAAATGGTGATAATCATCTCCGATTAACCTCATTGGGTAGTTTTAAATCAACCTGGTTATCTCAACCCTATGTTCACCGTTTTCCATTAGATTTAAATACTCACAACATCAAACGAATTGTGTTGGTTGATATTGAAGGGTTTAGAGATTTCCAGTCGACAATGATGGCTGATACTTTACAAACCAATCCTGCATTTAATGGAGTTAATATCTCTAAAGCGCAAATTCGACTACAGGCATTGACGAAAACTAAACGTAATCCTTGTGAACTTCGCTCTATCGATATTGCACGAATTCTGAGTGATAATGATGAATTTGAATCATTAGCAAAGCAACTCTCTCAACAAGCATCACACTCTGATTTAGTGGTGATCCCTGCGATTACGGGAGATGGTGATGGAATTACTTTACTTAATCGATTAAAAGAACGTACTGATCTCCGTTTTCATGAAGTACCAACGATGCCCCCATCACTACTCGGTATCCGATTAGAGCAGAAGATGAAGCACCTATTTATTAAAAATGGGGGGTCATTAATGCATGGAGACCAAGTACTCAGCGCCGACTTTAATTTACAAAGTGAAGATCTGATTATCCAGCACATCTATACGCGTAATTTTAAAAAAATGCCGATAAAAGCCAAAAACTTTATTTTGGCGACGGGCAGCTTTTTTAGTAAAGGGCTAACAAGTCATTATAACAAGATTAAAGAGCCTATCTTTAATTTAGATTTATCAGCACCAGTAAACAGAACAGATTGGTATCAAGATGAGTTTTTCACAGAAGGTTCACATCCATTTTTAACCGCCGGTGTCACCACGAACCAATTATTACAACCATCCATAGATAAAAAACTAGTCACTAATTTATATTGTACTGGTGCGGTATTGGCGGGTTATAATCCTGTTTCAGAAGGCTGTGGCAGTGGCGTGGCAATTAGCTCGGCCTATTTAGCTACCGAGTTAATCGAACAAAATAATTTACAAGCCTTAACGACAACAGAGGGTCAATAA
- the glpA gene encoding anaerobic glycerol-3-phosphate dehydrogenase subunit A translates to METINRFNTDVVIIGGGATGTGIMRDCALRGLNCILIERDDLASGTTGRNHGLLHSGARYAVTDHESATECISENKILKNIANHCVEDTGGLFITLPEDDLSFQTTFVQACNDAGIENQILTPREAIKAESNVNPELLGAVRVPDGTLDPFRLCSSNVLDAKEQGARLFTYSIVTSLIRIENRVIGVNCFNLKTKQKFEVYADQVVNAAGIWGQNICEYADLQIKMFPAKGSLLILDYRINNMVINRCRKPSDADILVPGDTISLIGTTSEHVDYDKIDDLHVTTDEVDVLLREGIKLAPIMAETRILRAYAGVRPLVAVNGDESGRNISRGIVLLDHQERDGLEGLTTITGGKLMTSRLMAEWTTDLVTKKLGNTTPCTTDQRPLPGSKDRQKRTRVSVQTPVYYSAISRHGERAEKFLKDDNQSKAIICECEMVTAGEIEYAIKKLDVHNLMDLRRRTRLGMGPCQGELCTYRASGLFEEFGACNGKEACKLLTEFLEERWKGVKPVFFGDALREGEFTYWIYEGLLGAGAISHSTSTSSDNTEHQAVEASTQQSKEVEYYDL, encoded by the coding sequence ATGGAAACAATCAATCGATTTAATACTGATGTCGTTATCATTGGTGGAGGTGCAACAGGTACCGGTATAATGCGTGACTGTGCTCTGCGCGGACTTAATTGTATTTTAATAGAGCGAGATGATCTTGCTTCAGGTACGACCGGTCGAAACCATGGTTTATTGCATTCAGGTGCTCGCTACGCTGTCACAGATCACGAATCAGCAACAGAATGTATCAGCGAAAATAAAATTTTAAAAAATATCGCCAACCACTGTGTTGAAGATACCGGTGGTTTATTTATTACCTTGCCTGAAGATGATCTCTCTTTTCAAACAACTTTTGTTCAGGCATGTAATGATGCTGGGATCGAAAACCAAATATTAACACCAAGAGAAGCAATTAAAGCCGAATCAAATGTAAATCCAGAGCTTCTAGGAGCGGTCCGAGTACCAGATGGAACTTTAGATCCTTTTCGTCTCTGCTCTTCAAACGTTCTTGATGCAAAAGAGCAAGGTGCTCGATTATTTACTTATTCAATTGTGACTTCATTAATACGGATTGAAAACCGTGTAATTGGTGTTAATTGCTTTAATCTAAAAACCAAACAAAAATTTGAAGTTTATGCGGATCAAGTCGTGAATGCTGCAGGCATATGGGGTCAAAATATATGTGAATACGCAGACTTACAAATCAAAATGTTTCCTGCAAAAGGTTCTTTATTGATTCTAGATTACCGAATCAATAATATGGTTATAAATCGCTGCCGTAAACCTTCCGATGCCGATATATTAGTTCCAGGTGATACCATCTCTTTAATTGGCACGACTTCTGAACATGTTGATTACGATAAGATCGATGACTTACATGTGACGACAGATGAGGTCGATGTCTTATTAAGAGAAGGAATCAAACTTGCTCCTATCATGGCTGAAACGCGGATTTTAAGAGCATATGCTGGTGTACGTCCATTAGTGGCGGTCAATGGCGATGAATCGGGTCGAAATATTAGCCGTGGCATCGTATTACTTGATCATCAAGAACGTGATGGTTTAGAAGGTTTAACCACTATCACTGGTGGTAAATTAATGACCTCTCGTTTAATGGCGGAATGGACAACAGATTTAGTTACCAAAAAACTCGGTAATACAACGCCTTGCACCACAGATCAACGTCCACTTCCAGGTTCAAAAGATCGTCAAAAACGTACGCGTGTCTCTGTTCAGACTCCAGTGTATTATTCTGCTATTTCTCGTCATGGCGAGCGTGCAGAGAAATTCCTAAAAGATGATAACCAAAGTAAAGCAATTATTTGTGAATGTGAAATGGTGACTGCCGGTGAGATTGAGTATGCCATCAAAAAATTAGATGTTCATAATCTTATGGATCTTCGTCGCCGAACTCGATTAGGCATGGGGCCGTGTCAAGGTGAGCTTTGTACTTATCGTGCGTCAGGACTTTTCGAAGAGTTTGGTGCATGTAACGGTAAAGAAGCTTGTAAATTATTAACCGAATTCCTCGAAGAGCGTTGGAAAGGCGTTAAACCCGTATTCTTTGGTGATGCTTTACGAGAAGGCGAATTTACCTATTGGATTTATGAAGGTCTACTTGGTGCTGGCGCTATCTCCCACTCCACTTCAACCTCTAGCGACAATACAGAACACCAAGCCGTAGAGGCATCAACTCAACAATCTAAAGAGGTTGAATATTATGATCTTTGA
- the glpK gene encoding glycerol kinase GlpK yields MTEQKYIIALDQGTTSSRTVILDHDANIVSVAQREFTQIYPKAGWVEHDPLEIYATQSSTLIESLGKAGLHSDEIAAIGITNQRETTIIWNKETGKPVYNAIVWQCRRTAGICDELRERGLEEYIHHNTGLVLDPYFSATKVKWILDNVEGAREDAEAGKLLFGTVDTWLIWNMTQGRVHVTDYTNASRTMLFNINTMEWDQKMLEELDIPRSLLPEVKQSSEIYGKTNIGGKGGTRIPISGIAGDQQAALFGQMCVNKGEAKNTYGTGCFLLMNTGDEKVTSKNGLLTTLACGPKGEPQYALEGSVFMGGASIQWLRDEMKLVNDAKDSEYFATKVKSSNGVYVIPAFTGLGAPHWDAYARGTIVGLTRGSNANHIIRATLESIAYQSRDVIDAMECDSGIHLTTLKVDGGAVANNFLMQFQSDLLNTEITRPKVTEVTALGAAYLAGMAIGFWDSIDELKNKSEIEAIFEPHGDEGKRNKRYKGWKRAVKCVKMWGELAADDDD; encoded by the coding sequence ATGACTGAACAGAAATATATTATTGCTCTAGACCAAGGAACAACCAGTTCTAGAACTGTGATTTTGGATCATGATGCGAACATCGTCAGTGTTGCTCAGCGTGAGTTTACACAAATATATCCAAAAGCAGGTTGGGTAGAGCATGATCCACTTGAAATCTATGCAACACAGTCATCAACGTTGATTGAAAGTTTAGGGAAAGCCGGGCTTCATAGTGATGAGATCGCGGCGATTGGTATTACTAATCAACGCGAAACGACCATCATTTGGAATAAAGAAACGGGTAAGCCTGTTTATAATGCGATTGTATGGCAGTGTCGTCGTACCGCTGGGATTTGTGATGAGCTTCGTGAAAGAGGATTAGAAGAGTATATTCATCATAATACGGGGCTTGTTCTTGATCCGTATTTCTCGGCAACCAAAGTTAAATGGATTTTAGATAATGTTGAAGGCGCTCGTGAAGACGCAGAAGCCGGTAAATTACTATTCGGAACAGTAGATACTTGGTTGATATGGAACATGACGCAAGGTCGTGTCCATGTCACTGACTATACGAATGCTTCTCGTACCATGCTATTCAATATTAATACCATGGAATGGGATCAGAAGATGCTTGAAGAGTTGGACATCCCTCGTTCTTTATTGCCTGAAGTTAAACAGTCATCTGAAATTTACGGTAAAACGAATATTGGTGGTAAAGGCGGTACTCGTATTCCAATTTCTGGCATTGCTGGTGACCAACAAGCCGCTTTATTTGGACAAATGTGTGTTAATAAAGGTGAAGCAAAGAATACTTATGGTACTGGTTGTTTTCTTCTAATGAATACCGGTGATGAGAAGGTTACGTCTAAAAATGGTCTATTAACCACATTAGCTTGTGGTCCTAAAGGTGAACCACAATATGCACTTGAAGGTTCCGTATTTATGGGCGGTGCTTCGATTCAATGGCTTCGTGATGAAATGAAGCTCGTGAACGATGCAAAAGACTCTGAATATTTTGCAACAAAAGTAAAATCATCAAATGGCGTTTATGTTATTCCTGCATTTACAGGGTTAGGTGCACCTCATTGGGATGCTTATGCTCGTGGTACCATTGTTGGCTTAACTCGTGGTTCGAATGCTAATCATATTATTCGTGCAACCCTGGAGAGTATTGCTTATCAATCTCGTGATGTGATTGATGCTATGGAGTGTGATTCTGGTATCCATTTAACCACGCTCAAAGTTGATGGTGGTGCGGTTGCAAATAACTTCTTAATGCAATTCCAATCTGATCTTTTAAATACTGAGATCACACGCCCTAAAGTGACTGAAGTGACAGCATTAGGTGCTGCTTACCTCGCAGGTATGGCGATTGGTTTCTGGGATAGCATCGATGAGCTGAAGAATAAATCTGAGATTGAAGCCATTTTTGAACCACACGGTGATGAAGGAAAACGTAATAAGCGCTATAAAGGTTGGAAGCGTGCAGTTAAGTGCGTGAAGATGTGGGGTGAATTAGCGGCTGATGACGATGATTAA
- a CDS encoding GFA family protein, whose translation MEQKLKIVNEAEMTDFPIQASCQCGQVSFSITAKPKKAVACHCQECQKLSTSAFSVTAIFDASNIEFKGNLKEWSRIAESGNINTAVFCPDCGNRVYHYNPAQKESIKLKLKPTGLSDDEIFAPQAHVWTSEKLSWYKLPTDIPCFEKMPV comes from the coding sequence ATGGAACAAAAGTTAAAGATCGTAAATGAAGCAGAAATGACTGACTTTCCTATTCAGGCAAGTTGTCAATGTGGACAAGTCTCCTTCTCAATAACAGCTAAGCCAAAAAAAGCAGTCGCTTGTCATTGTCAGGAATGTCAAAAGCTCTCTACTAGTGCATTTAGTGTGACGGCTATCTTTGATGCTTCTAATATCGAGTTTAAAGGGAATTTAAAGGAGTGGAGTCGTATCGCGGAAAGTGGAAACATCAATACAGCGGTATTTTGTCCAGATTGTGGTAATCGTGTTTACCATTATAACCCAGCACAGAAAGAATCAATTAAATTAAAGTTAAAGCCTACAGGCTTAAGCGATGATGAAATCTTCGCTCCACAAGCGCATGTTTGGACGTCTGAAAAATTAAGTTGGTATAAATTGCCGACAGATATTCCTTGCTTTGAAAAAATGCCAGTTTAA
- a CDS encoding TerB family tellurite resistance protein, translating to MHIILGILGVVVTILVLLNRLQEGGIDIGWLNPFSWNRRRKFRQQYELPSYYSLDSPMDVAALFMLSIAKADGDITKEQKNELLELFQTEFKLSFEESKSLLASSSHILGNGAEVKSNPKSVIAKSFESFTPEQSESTKQLLTHVANIEGQPSSEQQKLLKSIISVLPSSNEAKW from the coding sequence ATGCACATAATTTTAGGCATTTTAGGTGTAGTCGTAACCATATTGGTTTTACTTAATCGGCTACAGGAAGGCGGTATCGATATAGGATGGTTAAATCCATTTAGTTGGAACCGAAGACGTAAATTCAGACAACAATACGAATTGCCATCATATTATTCATTAGATTCACCTATGGATGTCGCAGCTTTGTTTATGCTCTCAATCGCAAAAGCAGATGGTGATATTACAAAAGAACAAAAAAACGAGCTTCTAGAACTTTTCCAAACGGAGTTTAAGTTGTCTTTTGAAGAGTCAAAAAGTCTATTGGCTTCCAGCTCACATATTTTGGGTAATGGTGCGGAGGTGAAGTCAAATCCAAAATCTGTTATCGCTAAAAGCTTCGAATCTTTTACCCCAGAGCAATCAGAATCCACCAAACAACTCTTAACACATGTTGCCAATATAGAGGGGCAGCCAAGTAGCGAGCAACAAAAGCTATTAAAGTCTATTATTTCCGTTTTGCCCTCTTCGAATGAGGCAAAGTGGTAG
- a CDS encoding recombinase family protein produces the protein MTQYYYNIDSKQLNDNNNINELHLELDNQKKPVLVDLLLQLKMGDSIVCDDLDSFSGSLNESIPLINHIISSGASIQFSKQGLELTNNSESQEQLRQLSAAAKVEDLLAKLTVH, from the coding sequence ATGACTCAATACTACTACAACATAGATAGCAAACAGCTTAATGACAATAACAACATCAATGAGCTCCATTTAGAGTTGGATAATCAAAAGAAGCCTGTTCTTGTCGATCTATTGTTGCAGTTAAAAATGGGTGATTCTATTGTATGTGACGATTTAGATAGTTTTAGTGGATCTCTAAACGAGAGTATTCCTTTAATCAATCATATTATTTCATCTGGGGCTTCTATACAGTTTTCAAAACAAGGACTAGAACTAACCAACAATAGTGAAAGCCAAGAACAATTACGTCAACTAAGTGCGGCAGCAAAAGTAGAAGATCTTCTAGCTAAACTAACAGTGCATTAG
- the mepA gene encoding penicillin-insensitive murein endopeptidase: MNKVQKVIMFCLLFSVKSWGISWQDFSTPIDENPESIGFYANGCLLGAQNLPLDGEGYQVIRTSRNRYYGHPNTIDFIEKLARKVNHERFGSLLIGDISMPRGGRFTSGHASHQTGLDVDIWLKPGKEDYSIKQRENLEPYRVVNLKQFTMNDNNWTEEHARVIATAAMDKSVERIFVHPVIKEALCQLDWNNRDWLSKIRPWWGHHYHFHVRLQCPSDSLECKPQALPADDDGCGKELYSWWPKTVVENPTNKVKKVKAPVNKPQKKNRKKKPLRCQEILDGRF; the protein is encoded by the coding sequence ATGAATAAAGTACAAAAAGTGATTATGTTCTGTTTATTATTTTCTGTAAAAAGTTGGGGAATCAGTTGGCAAGACTTTTCAACACCAATAGATGAGAACCCCGAATCAATAGGGTTTTATGCTAATGGCTGTTTACTCGGTGCACAAAATCTTCCATTAGATGGAGAAGGCTATCAAGTTATTCGCACCTCAAGAAATCGTTATTATGGTCATCCAAATACGATTGATTTTATTGAAAAATTAGCCCGTAAAGTCAACCATGAAAGGTTTGGCAGTTTATTAATCGGTGATATTAGCATGCCTCGAGGCGGTCGATTTACGTCTGGACATGCAAGTCATCAAACTGGGCTTGATGTCGATATTTGGCTTAAACCAGGTAAAGAGGATTACTCAATTAAACAGCGTGAAAATCTTGAACCTTATCGTGTTGTTAATTTAAAACAGTTCACGATGAATGACAATAATTGGACTGAGGAGCATGCACGAGTAATAGCGACAGCGGCAATGGATAAGAGTGTCGAACGAATCTTTGTTCATCCTGTGATTAAAGAAGCCTTGTGTCAATTGGATTGGAATAACCGAGATTGGTTGAGTAAAATTAGACCTTGGTGGGGACATCATTACCATTTTCATGTTCGACTACAATGTCCATCGGACAGCTTAGAGTGTAAACCTCAAGCCTTACCTGCCGATGATGATGGCTGTGGAAAAGAACTCTACTCATGGTGGCCTAAAACAGTAGTGGAAAACCCGACAAACAAAGTCAAAAAAGTAAAAGCGCCAGTAAATAAACCACAAAAGAAAAATCGCAAAAAGAAGCCGTTACGTTGTCAAGAAATTCTTGATGGCAGATTTTGA